A stretch of the bacterium (Candidatus Blackallbacteria) CG13_big_fil_rev_8_21_14_2_50_49_14 genome encodes the following:
- a CDS encoding pyruvate carboxylase subunit A (catalyzes the ATP-dependent carboxylation of a covalently attached biotin and the transfer of the carboxyl group to pyruvate forming oxaloacetate), whose amino-acid sequence MTQNPPFQKILIANRGEIAVRVIRSCRELGISPVAIYSEADASALHVQLADQAFCVGPAPALESYLNIPRILEVAREAGVDAVHPGYGFLSENTAFVEACQAAGIVFIGPSTEAMELMGSKIASKRCMDQAGVPTVPGYYGDDQSLERLQSEALKVGFPLLVKASAGGGGKGMRVVEKIEDLPAALASAKREALNAFGDDAVFLERYFTSVRHIEFQILADTQGQVLHLCERECSIQRRHQKIVEEALSPALSEDLRAQMAAAAVQAAKAVHYVNAGTIEMLLDAENRFYFLEMNTRLQVEHPVTEQVLGLDLVKAQIQVAAGQPLPFSQNDISARGHAIEVRVYAEDPARQFMPTTGHILALKLPQGPGIRVDSGLYRTQEITPYYDPMLAKLVAWGPDRESARLRLIQALKDFVILGVTTNIAYLIRVLEHPQFQAGHFDTHFVEHYAADLQLAAELPLSVQAVAALLGKQMQGGQRSVQNFAQGQDAHNPWLRTDLKLL is encoded by the coding sequence ATGACTCAAAATCCACCCTTTCAAAAAATATTAATTGCCAACCGTGGCGAAATTGCCGTGCGGGTGATCCGCTCCTGTCGCGAATTGGGAATTTCTCCTGTTGCGATTTATTCAGAGGCCGATGCCTCGGCCTTGCATGTGCAATTGGCAGATCAGGCTTTTTGCGTGGGGCCTGCGCCCGCCCTTGAAAGTTATTTGAATATTCCCCGAATTCTGGAAGTGGCCCGTGAAGCAGGGGTGGATGCGGTGCATCCAGGTTATGGTTTCTTGAGTGAAAATACAGCGTTTGTTGAAGCCTGTCAGGCAGCTGGGATTGTTTTTATTGGGCCTTCAACCGAAGCCATGGAGTTGATGGGCAGTAAAATTGCCTCCAAGCGCTGTATGGATCAGGCGGGTGTGCCTACGGTTCCTGGCTATTACGGCGATGACCAATCCCTTGAGCGTTTGCAGAGCGAGGCGCTGAAAGTGGGCTTTCCGCTTTTGGTTAAAGCCTCGGCTGGAGGGGGCGGAAAGGGTATGCGGGTGGTTGAAAAGATTGAAGATCTTCCCGCAGCGTTGGCCAGTGCCAAGCGTGAAGCCTTAAACGCTTTTGGCGATGATGCTGTATTTTTAGAGCGTTATTTTACCTCGGTTCGCCATATTGAATTTCAGATTCTGGCAGATACCCAGGGCCAGGTTTTGCATCTCTGTGAACGTGAGTGTTCAATTCAGCGCAGGCATCAAAAAATTGTAGAAGAAGCGCTTTCTCCGGCCCTCAGTGAAGATTTACGGGCACAGATGGCAGCGGCGGCTGTTCAAGCGGCCAAAGCTGTTCATTATGTCAATGCGGGTACAATTGAAATGCTGCTCGATGCCGAAAACAGATTCTATTTTCTTGAAATGAATACCCGTCTGCAGGTAGAACACCCGGTGACAGAACAGGTTTTGGGCTTAGACTTGGTCAAAGCCCAGATTCAGGTCGCAGCAGGACAGCCCTTGCCCTTTTCCCAAAACGATATTTCTGCGCGGGGACACGCGATTGAGGTGCGGGTCTATGCCGAAGATCCTGCCCGTCAGTTTATGCCCACCACGGGGCATATTTTGGCGCTCAAACTTCCCCAGGGGCCAGGCATTCGTGTGGATTCTGGCTTGTACCGCACCCAGGAGATTACACCCTATTATGACCCCATGCTGGCCAAATTGGTGGCCTGGGGCCCTGACCGCGAAAGTGCCCGTCTGCGTTTGATTCAGGCCTTGAAAGATTTTGTGATTTTGGGGGTAACCACCAATATCGCCTATCTGATTCGTGTCTTGGAACATCCCCAGTTTCAAGCAGGGCACTTTGATACCCATTTTGTGGAGCATTATGCAGCTGATTTACAGCTTGCTGCTGAGCTGCCTCTATCCGTTCAGGCCGTGGCTGCCCTTTTGGGCAAGCAAATGCAGGGGGGGCAGCGTTCAGTTCAAAACTTTGCCCAAGGGCAGGATGCTCATAATCCCTGGCTGCGTACCGATCTCAAACTGCTTTAG
- a CDS encoding MBL fold metallo-hydrolase: MEVGGNTSCVQVLPSTETLIILDAGTGIRLLGNEMIRNQKAQNLMGHVFLSHTHWDHIQGFPFFSPAFIASNHFKVYGAGKAEERLEDVLKGQMNYQYFPVQLDQMGARIEFVELQEETIEIEPGLKISSRSFNHPGGVYGFRIEHEGCSLIYATDMEYTLETLDPRLVEFAKGADLFIYDSQYTPEELQTKTGWGHSTHTAAAHIAQMAGVKRLMLYHHDPMHSDQQLALMEAQAREVFPESYLARESLEIDLKAL; this comes from the coding sequence ATGGAAGTAGGCGGAAATACCTCCTGTGTTCAGGTCTTGCCTTCTACTGAGACCTTGATTATTCTTGACGCAGGCACGGGTATCCGTCTTTTGGGCAATGAAATGATCCGCAATCAAAAGGCCCAAAATTTGATGGGGCATGTTTTCCTGTCGCATACCCATTGGGATCATATTCAGGGTTTCCCCTTCTTTTCCCCTGCCTTTATCGCCAGCAACCACTTTAAAGTCTATGGTGCAGGAAAAGCTGAAGAGCGCCTTGAAGATGTGCTCAAGGGTCAGATGAATTACCAATATTTTCCCGTCCAATTGGATCAGATGGGGGCGCGGATTGAATTCGTTGAACTTCAGGAAGAAACCATAGAAATTGAACCGGGTTTGAAAATTTCGAGCCGCTCTTTTAACCATCCTGGGGGGGTTTACGGCTTTCGCATTGAACATGAAGGCTGCAGTCTGATTTATGCGACCGATATGGAATATACGCTTGAAACACTCGATCCCCGACTGGTGGAGTTTGCCAAAGGGGCTGATTTGTTTATTTACGACTCCCAATACACCCCAGAAGAACTTCAAACCAAAACTGGGTGGGGGCACAGTACCCATACTGCAGCAGCCCATATTGCACAAATGGCAGGAGTGAAGCGTTTGATGCTTTATCACCATGACCCGATGCATTCTGATCAGCAATTGGCGCTGATGGAAGCGCAGGCGCGGGAAGTTTTTCCCGAGTCGTATCTGGCCCGTGAATCTTTGGAAATTGATTTGAAAGCCCTTTAG
- a CDS encoding cytochrome-c peroxidase, whose protein sequence is MSSFIKKSVPFFFLLTACQAQPLISSSPSKAMLRAASLHALPRTLFPEVPVPPGNPITQAKVELGFRLFFEPLLSANNKMSCASCHQPQRGFSNGQANAAGVNGQRGNRNVPSIYANAFYSSLFWDGRSPSLEDQALGPIQNPIEMNESLENVVKKLSGHPYYRAKFQQTFGTPVTPQGIGMALASFERALNLQPSVYDRYLQGDIDALSPAQERGMVLFGRQAHCATCHKGVQTSDNKFHNLGVGMNLPQPDLGRFNVTHNSEDRGAFRTPSLRNITRTGPYMHDGSLRSLEEVIDFYDKGGIPNPTLSNEMNPLNLAPEDKADLLAFLEALTSEDNLREIAALPGIQMPAERLPETIARLR, encoded by the coding sequence ATGTCATCATTCATCAAAAAATCAGTGCCATTCTTTTTTCTACTGACGGCCTGTCAGGCACAGCCTTTGATTTCTTCAAGTCCCAGCAAGGCAATGCTTCGTGCTGCTTCCTTGCATGCACTGCCGCGTACCCTTTTTCCTGAGGTGCCTGTTCCGCCCGGCAATCCGATCACCCAGGCCAAAGTGGAGTTGGGGTTCCGTTTGTTTTTTGAACCTCTGCTGTCTGCCAATAATAAAATGTCCTGTGCTTCCTGTCATCAGCCTCAACGTGGCTTTTCCAATGGTCAGGCCAACGCTGCCGGTGTCAATGGTCAGCGCGGGAATCGCAATGTGCCCTCTATTTATGCCAATGCCTTTTACAGTTCACTTTTTTGGGATGGCCGTTCTCCCAGTCTTGAAGATCAGGCTTTGGGACCGATTCAAAACCCGATAGAAATGAATGAATCGCTTGAAAATGTCGTCAAGAAACTGTCTGGGCACCCTTATTACCGGGCCAAATTTCAGCAAACCTTTGGCACCCCTGTAACGCCTCAAGGCATCGGCATGGCGCTTGCAAGTTTTGAGCGGGCCTTAAATCTGCAACCTTCGGTCTATGATCGTTATCTGCAGGGCGATATTGATGCCCTAAGCCCTGCTCAAGAGCGGGGCATGGTCCTTTTTGGCCGTCAGGCCCATTGTGCCACCTGTCATAAGGGGGTACAGACCAGCGATAATAAATTTCACAATCTGGGGGTGGGCATGAATTTGCCGCAGCCAGATCTGGGGCGTTTTAACGTGACCCACAACTCTGAAGACAGAGGCGCATTCCGTACCCCTTCCCTGCGCAATATTACCCGTACGGGCCCGTATATGCACGATGGCTCCCTGCGCAGCCTGGAAGAGGTGATTGATTTCTATGACAAGGGGGGCATTCCGAATCCCACCCTTTCGAATGAAATGAACCCGCTCAATCTGGCGCCTGAAGACAAGGCCGATCTTTTGGCCTTTTTAGAGGCCTTGACCTCTGAGGACAATCTCAGAGAAATTGCGGCTTTGCCAGGGATTCAAATGCCAGCTGAACGTCTGCCGGAAACCATCGCGCGCCTGCGTTGA
- a CDS encoding ABC transporter permease, with the protein MTQLEKVLVSLGELGFFAGRMFRSLFSGWPDLSLVILHMYKIGVETLPVLIAVCIFVGTNIALVGFHIFKSFGGQEFLGAYVGLSCVRELAPILTGAMMAAKPGTDISATIATMRVKEQIDALEVMSVDPFQFLIVPRLIAFIFAAPLLVLFGSFFSVAAGYLVAVFQLHQNSGQFINDVKNYVLLSDIFNGMLKGSLFAVVGCLLSCFFGFYSQPGPKGVSRAINLSVVTIASFIVIFNFFLTAAIYG; encoded by the coding sequence ATGACACAGCTTGAAAAAGTGCTTGTAAGCCTTGGAGAACTGGGCTTTTTCGCAGGCCGCATGTTCAGGTCCCTTTTTTCAGGTTGGCCGGATCTTTCGCTGGTCATTCTGCACATGTATAAAATTGGAGTGGAAACCCTGCCTGTTTTGATCGCCGTCTGCATCTTTGTGGGCACCAATATCGCCCTGGTGGGTTTTCATATTTTCAAGAGTTTTGGCGGACAGGAATTTCTGGGAGCCTATGTCGGCCTAAGCTGTGTACGCGAACTGGCCCCCATCCTAACCGGCGCCATGATGGCAGCAAAGCCAGGAACAGATATTTCAGCCACGATTGCCACCATGCGTGTGAAAGAACAGATTGATGCCCTGGAAGTGATGTCTGTCGATCCTTTTCAATTCTTGATCGTACCGCGCCTGATTGCCTTTATTTTTGCAGCTCCCCTGCTGGTTTTGTTTGGCTCATTTTTCTCTGTAGCAGCGGGCTATCTGGTGGCAGTTTTTCAGCTTCACCAAAATTCGGGACAGTTTATCAATGACGTCAAAAACTACGTGCTGCTTTCAGATATTTTCAATGGCATGTTGAAAGGCTCGCTCTTTGCGGTGGTCGGTTGCCTGCTTTCCTGTTTCTTTGGTTTTTATTCACAACCTGGCCCCAAGGGGGTCAGTCGGGCGATCAATCTGTCGGTGGTCACCATTGCCAGTTTTATTGTGATCTTTAATTTTTTTCTGACGGCGGCAATCTATGGCTGA
- a CDS encoding ABC transporter ATP-binding protein — MADFSVEFQNVYKAFGKQVVLNGVSCKIERGKTTVIVGPSGTGKSVFLKLLVGLLKPDSGSILVDGVDITRLKKKDLFEVRKKFGMLFQDGALFDSLDVAENIAFPLRRHTRLKNKEIMKIVADKLEQVGLPGIEYKLPSELSGGMRKRVGLARAMALNPEIILFDEPNSGLDPVMSDAIDKLIIRTKERTKSTFIVISHDIPGTFQIADHIIMLYKSKVIASGTCQEIQDSENPVLKQFFSRNSDIPIDQNYVTGQLDLRPYVTGELSAEDDI, encoded by the coding sequence ATGGCTGATTTTTCCGTTGAATTTCAAAACGTATACAAAGCCTTTGGCAAACAGGTTGTTTTAAATGGCGTTTCCTGCAAAATTGAGCGCGGAAAAACCACCGTGATTGTGGGCCCCAGTGGCACAGGCAAAAGTGTTTTCTTGAAATTGCTGGTGGGTCTGCTCAAACCCGATTCAGGATCGATCCTGGTCGATGGAGTAGATATTACCCGCCTGAAAAAAAAGGATCTCTTTGAAGTTCGAAAAAAGTTCGGTATGCTGTTTCAGGATGGTGCATTATTTGATTCACTGGATGTCGCTGAAAATATCGCCTTCCCATTGAGACGTCATACCCGTCTGAAGAACAAGGAAATCATGAAAATCGTCGCAGATAAATTGGAACAGGTGGGTTTGCCTGGGATAGAGTATAAACTCCCCTCTGAGCTGAGTGGCGGCATGCGCAAACGTGTCGGATTGGCCCGCGCCATGGCCTTAAATCCTGAAATTATTCTCTTCGATGAACCCAATTCAGGTCTTGACCCCGTCATGTCTGACGCCATTGACAAACTGATTATCCGCACCAAAGAGCGCACAAAATCTACCTTTATTGTCATCAGCCACGATATCCCAGGTACGTTTCAGATCGCCGACCATATTATTATGCTGTATAAAAGCAAGGTGATCGCCTCGGGTACCTGCCAGGAGATTCAAGACTCCGAAAATCCTGTGCTGAAACAGTTTTTCTCGCGCAACAGCGATATTCCGATCGATCAGAATTATGTGACGGGTCAACTTGACCTGCGTCCCTATGTAACGGGCGAGCTTTCTGCGGAGGATGATATTTAA
- the hutH gene encoding histidine ammonia-lyase, which produces MKTALTIDGHSLTLQAVQEVAQTGRKVTLAASVKEPLEKARAVVENALSSGEIVYGVNTGFGYLKNTQIPAEDIRSLQRNLILSHACGVGQPFAREQVRAMMLLRANTLIQGHSGVRPIVVETLLACLNVGIHPQVPSQGSVGASGDLAPLSHLVLALLGEGQVEFRGTLWPAAQALAEAGIEPLVLEAKEGLALINGTQPMSAVACAVVSGMEKLLDQADLIAALSIQGALGSFQAFRKELHQLRPHPGQLLSAERIWKAMQNSDIVNSHADCDRVQDAYSFRCAPQVHGASRDSWNHIRQVVEREINSVTDNPLILPESNEIISCGHFHGQPIALVMDFAAIALAELANISERRIERLVNPQLNQGLPAFLTPREGLHSGFMIAQYTAASLVSENKVLAHPASVDSIPTSASQEDHVSMGTIAARKALQILEQTRQVLAIELLCACQALDLRAPIQPSPIAAQVLAQVRTQIPMLEADRYLAPDLEKASKLLAEGSLLKGLEDWLKA; this is translated from the coding sequence ATGAAAACTGCTTTGACCATTGATGGACACAGCCTGACCCTTCAGGCTGTACAGGAAGTCGCCCAGACCGGCCGCAAGGTGACTCTGGCAGCCAGCGTAAAGGAACCCCTTGAAAAAGCCCGTGCGGTGGTTGAAAACGCCCTTTCTTCAGGAGAGATCGTCTATGGCGTGAATACCGGCTTTGGCTATTTAAAAAATACCCAAATACCAGCTGAAGATATCCGCAGCCTGCAACGCAATCTGATTCTCAGCCACGCCTGTGGTGTGGGTCAACCCTTCGCTCGGGAACAGGTCAGGGCCATGATGTTGCTGCGGGCCAATACTTTGATACAAGGGCATTCAGGCGTACGCCCCATTGTTGTAGAAACCCTCTTGGCCTGCCTCAATGTCGGCATTCACCCCCAAGTACCCAGTCAGGGTTCGGTAGGAGCCAGTGGCGATTTAGCCCCCCTTTCACATCTGGTTTTGGCGCTGCTGGGCGAAGGTCAGGTCGAATTCAGAGGAACCCTCTGGCCGGCAGCTCAGGCCCTGGCAGAAGCAGGCATTGAGCCGCTGGTACTCGAAGCCAAGGAAGGCCTGGCCCTGATCAATGGCACGCAGCCCATGTCAGCGGTGGCCTGCGCAGTGGTTTCTGGCATGGAAAAGCTGCTCGATCAGGCCGATCTGATTGCAGCACTGAGTATTCAAGGGGCTTTGGGGTCTTTTCAAGCCTTTCGCAAGGAATTGCACCAACTGCGCCCCCACCCAGGCCAATTATTGAGCGCCGAACGGATCTGGAAAGCCATGCAAAACAGTGATATCGTCAACTCTCACGCCGATTGCGACCGTGTACAAGATGCCTATTCATTTCGCTGCGCTCCCCAGGTGCATGGTGCCAGCCGTGACAGTTGGAACCATATCCGCCAGGTCGTGGAGCGAGAAATCAATTCGGTGACTGACAATCCCTTGATTCTGCCTGAAAGCAACGAAATTATCAGCTGCGGGCATTTCCATGGCCAACCCATCGCCCTGGTGATGGACTTTGCCGCAATCGCCCTGGCCGAACTCGCCAATATTTCTGAACGCCGGATTGAGCGCCTGGTCAACCCCCAACTCAATCAGGGCCTTCCCGCCTTTTTAACCCCGCGCGAAGGCCTGCATTCTGGGTTTATGATTGCCCAATATACAGCAGCCTCCTTGGTTTCTGAAAATAAGGTATTGGCCCACCCAGCCTCTGTGGATTCGATTCCCACCTCAGCCAGCCAGGAAGACCATGTTAGCATGGGCACGATCGCAGCCCGCAAAGCCTTACAAATTTTAGAGCAAACCCGTCAGGTGCTGGCCATCGAGCTGCTCTGCGCCTGTCAGGCGCTTGATCTGCGCGCCCCCATCCAACCCTCACCGATTGCCGCGCAGGTCTTGGCCCAGGTCAGAACCCAAATTCCCATGCTCGAAGCCGATCGTTATCTGGCCCCAGATCTCGAAAAAGCCAGCAAACTGCTCGCTGAGGGCAGTCTGTTGAAGGGATTGGAAGACTGGCTGAAAGCTTGA
- a CDS encoding TIGR01777 family protein produces the protein MKILVSGASGLIGSALIPNLTAGGHEVLRLVRRRSENPSTVYWNPVKGEIDQEALEGLDAVIHLAGESIADGRWSEAKKQSILKSRVEGTLLVAEALARLKKPPECMISASAIGYYGDRGEEELCEDSPPGDDFLAEVCQKWEDSCEPARQAGIRVVNPRIGIVLSCKGGALEKMLMPFQLGLGGVLGNGHQYLSWVAIDDVLAAFLHILATPSIQGPINLVAPEPLTNSEFTRTLGKILLRPTILPVPAFSLRALMGEMADSLLLSSAFVSSEALMNTGFRFQYPDIVSALRHVLGAKRK, from the coding sequence ATGAAAATCCTCGTCAGTGGAGCCAGTGGCCTGATTGGTTCAGCCCTGATTCCTAACCTGACAGCTGGGGGACATGAGGTTTTACGCCTGGTGCGCCGCCGCAGTGAAAATCCCAGCACGGTTTACTGGAACCCTGTCAAGGGTGAAATCGACCAAGAAGCTTTGGAAGGTCTCGATGCCGTGATTCATTTGGCGGGTGAGAGCATTGCCGACGGACGTTGGAGTGAGGCCAAAAAGCAAAGCATTTTAAAAAGCCGTGTAGAAGGCACCCTTTTGGTGGCCGAGGCTCTGGCCCGTTTGAAAAAGCCCCCGGAATGTATGATCAGTGCTTCTGCGATCGGTTATTATGGCGACAGGGGCGAAGAAGAATTGTGCGAAGACAGTCCACCCGGTGATGATTTTCTTGCTGAGGTCTGTCAAAAATGGGAAGACTCCTGTGAGCCCGCCCGCCAGGCAGGGATTCGGGTGGTCAATCCCCGGATTGGCATTGTCCTTAGCTGCAAGGGGGGAGCACTTGAAAAAATGCTCATGCCCTTTCAACTTGGTTTGGGGGGCGTTTTGGGCAATGGACATCAATACCTCAGTTGGGTTGCGATTGACGATGTCTTGGCTGCGTTTCTGCATATCCTGGCAACTCCCAGTATCCAGGGGCCGATTAATCTGGTGGCCCCAGAGCCCCTGACCAATTCTGAATTTACACGCACCCTGGGGAAAATTCTTTTGCGCCCCACGATTTTGCCTGTGCCGGCTTTTTCATTGCGGGCTTTGATGGGGGAAATGGCAGATTCACTTTTGCTTTCCAGTGCTTTTGTCAGTTCTGAAGCGTTGATGAATACAGGTTTTCGTTTTCAATATCCAGATATTGTCTCTGCTTTGCGCCATGTCTTAGGGGCCAAACGCAAGTAG
- a CDS encoding DNA methyltransferase produces MSRVQNLAVLRREPLSDTQHPKPFLKWAGGKRQLVPVLREHLPPAFKGYYEPFVGAGALLFELQPRQAVINDLNHDLITCYRVLKKNPQALIEKLREHRNEKDHFYETRALDRHPEFSQFCEIQRAARMIYLNKTCFNGLFRVNRKGHFNAPFGNYRNPNIVNEEGLMAVHRYISRSALQVFNTDFEEAVQTARRGDFIYFDPPYDPVSETASFTGYQSGGFGRLEQYRLMCVVTELTRRGCRVMLSNSATEYIRSLYKDFKIVRVAAHRMINSVGSRRGKIDEFLITNYDPETGALLGQKARRSYSNLIL; encoded by the coding sequence ATGAGTCGTGTTCAAAACCTTGCCGTACTTCGGCGGGAACCCCTCTCAGATACCCAGCATCCCAAACCCTTTCTCAAGTGGGCAGGGGGCAAACGTCAGTTGGTCCCAGTCCTGCGCGAGCATTTACCCCCAGCCTTCAAGGGCTATTATGAGCCTTTTGTCGGAGCCGGTGCCCTGCTTTTTGAATTACAGCCCCGTCAGGCCGTGATCAATGATCTTAACCATGATTTGATTACCTGCTACCGTGTGCTCAAAAAGAATCCCCAGGCTTTGATTGAAAAACTGCGCGAGCACCGCAACGAAAAAGATCATTTCTATGAAACCCGTGCGCTGGATCGCCACCCTGAGTTTTCTCAATTTTGTGAAATTCAGCGCGCGGCCCGCATGATCTACCTGAATAAAACCTGTTTCAATGGCCTCTTTCGGGTCAATCGCAAAGGGCATTTTAACGCGCCCTTTGGCAATTATCGCAACCCAAATATTGTCAATGAAGAGGGCCTGATGGCGGTTCATCGGTATATCAGCCGCAGCGCACTGCAGGTTTTCAATACTGATTTTGAAGAAGCCGTTCAAACCGCACGTCGGGGCGACTTTATCTATTTTGATCCCCCCTATGATCCGGTTTCTGAAACCGCTTCTTTTACCGGTTATCAATCGGGGGGCTTTGGGCGCTTGGAACAGTACCGCCTGATGTGCGTGGTGACTGAGCTGACCCGCCGGGGTTGCCGGGTGATGCTCAGCAATTCGGCCACTGAATATATCCGCTCACTGTATAAGGATTTTAAAATTGTACGCGTGGCAGCCCATCGCATGATCAATTCTGTGGGCAGTCGGCGCGGCAAAATTGACGAATTCCTGATCACCAATTATGATCCCGAAACCGGCGCACTGTTGGGCCAAAAAGCCCGGCGCAGTTATTCGAATCTGATTCTTTGA
- the menE gene encoding o-succinylbenzoate--CoA ligase: protein MKKTGLYLGNAEIQMRLPGLRQCLKAEGIQSGQRVALLGPPSPFYGLLFWGLWSLGAITCPLNPAFPAILRQGLSADCDRVISVQPEGLSLERWLDWNALAESVSDSSEGLSALPWQTLNPEQPICQILTSGSSGAPKAALHSWGNYRSSAEGSAHVFPLGVEDRWLVALPLFHVGGLAILVRTALAGATAVFPEPGQSLAEALQSLKPTHLSLVPTQLYRLLDQPLAHESLRACRAILLGGSAIPSALIQRGVDLGLKLYTSYGSTEMSSQICTTAAGASFEELQTSGRLLPGRELSFSPQGELLVRGLTRFLGYWKEGDLEQPFDTEGWFATGDLGEFTSEGWLRVLGRKDHRFISGGENIQPEVIERVLLTYEGVYQALVVPLADPEFGQRPVAILEADPWPERWALRNFLKQFLPGFMLPDHFLPWPQVAERGLKPNRQNFQAYAQKILAQG, encoded by the coding sequence ATGAAGAAAACAGGTCTGTATCTGGGAAATGCAGAGATTCAAATGCGTTTGCCGGGTCTGCGTCAGTGCTTGAAGGCTGAAGGGATTCAATCCGGTCAACGGGTTGCATTGCTGGGGCCTCCCAGCCCTTTTTATGGGCTCTTGTTTTGGGGGCTTTGGTCGCTGGGGGCCATCACTTGTCCTCTGAATCCAGCTTTTCCTGCCATTTTACGCCAAGGTTTGAGCGCAGACTGTGACAGGGTGATTTCTGTCCAACCCGAGGGATTGAGTCTTGAGCGCTGGCTGGACTGGAATGCATTGGCTGAGTCTGTTTCTGATTCTTCTGAGGGCCTCTCTGCCTTGCCTTGGCAGACCTTGAATCCGGAACAGCCGATCTGTCAGATTCTTACTTCGGGCAGTAGCGGTGCCCCCAAGGCAGCACTGCACAGTTGGGGCAATTATCGCTCCAGTGCCGAAGGCTCTGCGCACGTCTTTCCTCTGGGGGTTGAGGACCGCTGGTTAGTGGCGCTTCCGCTCTTTCATGTGGGAGGACTGGCGATTCTGGTGCGTACGGCATTGGCTGGTGCGACTGCAGTTTTTCCTGAGCCAGGACAGTCTCTGGCAGAGGCTTTGCAAAGTTTGAAACCGACACATCTCTCCCTGGTGCCCACACAGCTGTATCGCCTGTTGGATCAGCCACTGGCCCATGAGAGCTTGCGTGCCTGTCGGGCGATTCTCTTGGGCGGCAGTGCCATTCCCTCCGCTCTGATTCAGCGTGGAGTGGACTTGGGCCTGAAATTATATACCAGCTATGGTTCAACTGAAATGAGTTCGCAAATTTGCACCACTGCAGCCGGGGCTTCTTTTGAGGAATTGCAGACTTCTGGCAGGCTGTTGCCGGGCAGGGAGTTAAGCTTTTCTCCCCAGGGGGAATTGTTGGTGCGGGGTTTAACCCGTTTTCTCGGCTATTGGAAAGAGGGAGATTTGGAGCAACCCTTTGACACAGAGGGCTGGTTTGCAACTGGAGATCTGGGGGAATTTACCTCTGAGGGTTGGCTGCGTGTGCTGGGGCGCAAAGATCACCGTTTTATTTCTGGAGGTGAAAATATTCAACCCGAAGTCATTGAACGGGTATTGCTGACCTATGAAGGGGTTTATCAAGCCCTTGTGGTACCTCTTGCTGACCCTGAGTTTGGACAGCGGCCTGTGGCCATTTTAGAGGCTGATCCTTGGCCTGAACGGTGGGCTCTGCGTAATTTTCTGAAGCAGTTTTTGCCCGGTTTTATGCTACCCGACCATTTTTTGCCCTGGCCTCAGGTGGCGGAGAGGGGATTGAAACCCAATCGTCAAAATTTTCAGGCCTATGCGCAAAAAATTTTAGCTCAGGGTTGA
- a CDS encoding glutamate synthase: protein MSQPEIPQKSPYVLEVEPGIYFWCACGKSKNQPYCDGSHAGSGFRPLKTEIEEAKKVAWCGCKHSENKPFCDGSHRKL from the coding sequence ATGAGCCAGCCTGAAATTCCACAGAAATCCCCCTATGTTTTGGAGGTAGAGCCTGGTATTTATTTCTGGTGTGCCTGCGGTAAATCAAAGAATCAACCCTATTGTGATGGTTCTCATGCTGGCAGTGGCTTTCGTCCGCTCAAAACCGAAATTGAAGAAGCCAAAAAAGTGGCATGGTGCGGCTGCAAACATTCCGAGAACAAGCCTTTCTGCGATGGCAGCCACCGCAAGCTCTGA